One Mangifera indica cultivar Alphonso chromosome 4, CATAS_Mindica_2.1, whole genome shotgun sequence genomic region harbors:
- the LOC123213334 gene encoding DAR GTPase 2, mitochondrial isoform X2 has translation MTSLSKIGREIGNAVQKIGNREGGGWYGPHMAAASRAVTDRVPLVDLVLEIRDARIPFSSAFEQLRNYPFSSRRILVLNKMDLANHSQLKELTNYFKERNCISFCVNSHNRDNVKEFLNFLQAQARKLKKTDLLSHTITVMLVGIPNVGKSALVKALHHIGRISAEEKGKLKHVMVTPQPGETRDINSFKIASHPNIYVLDTPGILPPAIQDIEVCSKLALTGAIRDSFVGEKKLAEYFLAILNSSDEYKKWAKFSTYENDRSVLQHSVGHSASSQLETKKRRQYPTDHTQDFVVQKVRQTLFEVTSCFDGNVEQGKDMLKLIDIQFKALKEAFQIPEDLSEVADTKVASKLLNLYRTGRLGHFTLDPVPRRTSNDSQ, from the exons ATGACGAGTTTATCAAAAATAGGGAGGGAAATTGGAAATGCAGTTCAGAAAATAGGTAACAGGGAAGGAGGAGGATGGTATGGCCCTCACATGGCCGCAGCCTCTCGTGCAGTCACTGATCGGGTCCCATTGGTTGATCTTGTCCTTGAAATTAGAGATGCTAGG ATTCCATTTTCATCAGCATTTGAGCAATTGAGGAACTATCCCTTTTCATCTAGGCGAATCTTAGTCCTCAACAAAATGGACCTTGCCAATCATTCTCAATTAAAGGAGTTGACAAACTATTTCAAAGAGCGGAACTGCATTTCTTTTTGTGTCAATTCCCATAACAGGGATAATGTTAAAGAG TTTCTGAACTTTTTACAAGCTCAAGCCAGGAAATTGAAGAAAACTGATCTTTTAAGTCATACCATAACGGTAATGCTAGTTGGGATTCCTAATGTTGGTAAGTCGGCTCTTGTCAAAGCATTGCATCACATTGGAAGGATTAGTGCTGAAG AGAAGGGAAAGCTCAAGCATGTAATGGTGACTCCACAGCCAGGAGAGACAAGAGACATTAACAGCTTCAAG ATTGCTAGCCATCCCAATATTTATGTGTTGGACACCCCTGGTATTTTGCCTCCTGCAATCCAGGACATTGAGGTTTGCTCCAAGCTGGCTTTAACAG GAGCTATTAGGGACTCTTTTGTTGGGGAAAAGAAACTTGCTGAATATTTTCTGGCAATTCTTAACTCCAGTGATGAATACAAGAAGTGGGCAAAATTTTCCACCTATGAGAATGACAGATCTGTCTTGCAGCACAGTGTGGGGCATTCAGCTAGCTCTCAGTTGGAGACAAAAAAGAGAAGGCAATACCCCACAGATCACACGCAG GATTTTGTTGTTCAGAAAGTTCGGCAGACTCTCTTTGAGGTAACTTCATGTTTCGATGGAAACGTGGAACAAGGGAAGGATATGTTAAAGCTTATTGATATACAATTCAAAGCTTTGAAGGAAGCTTTCCAGATTCCAGAGGATTTAAGTGAGGTTGCTGACACTAAAGTTGCTTCTAAGTTGCTTAATCTTTATCGTACTGGGAGGCTTGGACATTTTACTTTAGATCCTGTTCCAAGGAGAACCTCAAATGATAGTCAGTAA
- the LOC123213334 gene encoding DAR GTPase 2, mitochondrial isoform X1 has translation MFDVSRMIILVICLDQLSGREIGNAVQKIGNREGGGWYGPHMAAASRAVTDRVPLVDLVLEIRDARIPFSSAFEQLRNYPFSSRRILVLNKMDLANHSQLKELTNYFKERNCISFCVNSHNRDNVKEFLNFLQAQARKLKKTDLLSHTITVMLVGIPNVGKSALVKALHHIGRISAEEKGKLKHVMVTPQPGETRDINSFKIASHPNIYVLDTPGILPPAIQDIEVCSKLALTGAIRDSFVGEKKLAEYFLAILNSSDEYKKWAKFSTYENDRSVLQHSVGHSASSQLETKKRRQYPTDHTQDFVVQKVRQTLFEVTSCFDGNVEQGKDMLKLIDIQFKALKEAFQIPEDLSEVADTKVASKLLNLYRTGRLGHFTLDPVPRRTSNDSQ, from the exons ATGTTTGATGTATCTCGCATGATAATTCTTGTTATTTGCCTCGATCAACTGTCtg GGAGGGAAATTGGAAATGCAGTTCAGAAAATAGGTAACAGGGAAGGAGGAGGATGGTATGGCCCTCACATGGCCGCAGCCTCTCGTGCAGTCACTGATCGGGTCCCATTGGTTGATCTTGTCCTTGAAATTAGAGATGCTAGG ATTCCATTTTCATCAGCATTTGAGCAATTGAGGAACTATCCCTTTTCATCTAGGCGAATCTTAGTCCTCAACAAAATGGACCTTGCCAATCATTCTCAATTAAAGGAGTTGACAAACTATTTCAAAGAGCGGAACTGCATTTCTTTTTGTGTCAATTCCCATAACAGGGATAATGTTAAAGAG TTTCTGAACTTTTTACAAGCTCAAGCCAGGAAATTGAAGAAAACTGATCTTTTAAGTCATACCATAACGGTAATGCTAGTTGGGATTCCTAATGTTGGTAAGTCGGCTCTTGTCAAAGCATTGCATCACATTGGAAGGATTAGTGCTGAAG AGAAGGGAAAGCTCAAGCATGTAATGGTGACTCCACAGCCAGGAGAGACAAGAGACATTAACAGCTTCAAG ATTGCTAGCCATCCCAATATTTATGTGTTGGACACCCCTGGTATTTTGCCTCCTGCAATCCAGGACATTGAGGTTTGCTCCAAGCTGGCTTTAACAG GAGCTATTAGGGACTCTTTTGTTGGGGAAAAGAAACTTGCTGAATATTTTCTGGCAATTCTTAACTCCAGTGATGAATACAAGAAGTGGGCAAAATTTTCCACCTATGAGAATGACAGATCTGTCTTGCAGCACAGTGTGGGGCATTCAGCTAGCTCTCAGTTGGAGACAAAAAAGAGAAGGCAATACCCCACAGATCACACGCAG GATTTTGTTGTTCAGAAAGTTCGGCAGACTCTCTTTGAGGTAACTTCATGTTTCGATGGAAACGTGGAACAAGGGAAGGATATGTTAAAGCTTATTGATATACAATTCAAAGCTTTGAAGGAAGCTTTCCAGATTCCAGAGGATTTAAGTGAGGTTGCTGACACTAAAGTTGCTTCTAAGTTGCTTAATCTTTATCGTACTGGGAGGCTTGGACATTTTACTTTAGATCCTGTTCCAAGGAGAACCTCAAATGATAGTCAGTAA
- the LOC123213334 gene encoding DAR GTPase 2, mitochondrial isoform X3, translating into MAAASRAVTDRVPLVDLVLEIRDARIPFSSAFEQLRNYPFSSRRILVLNKMDLANHSQLKELTNYFKERNCISFCVNSHNRDNVKEFLNFLQAQARKLKKTDLLSHTITVMLVGIPNVGKSALVKALHHIGRISAEEKGKLKHVMVTPQPGETRDINSFKIASHPNIYVLDTPGILPPAIQDIEVCSKLALTGAIRDSFVGEKKLAEYFLAILNSSDEYKKWAKFSTYENDRSVLQHSVGHSASSQLETKKRRQYPTDHTQDFVVQKVRQTLFEVTSCFDGNVEQGKDMLKLIDIQFKALKEAFQIPEDLSEVADTKVASKLLNLYRTGRLGHFTLDPVPRRTSNDSQ; encoded by the exons ATGGCCGCAGCCTCTCGTGCAGTCACTGATCGGGTCCCATTGGTTGATCTTGTCCTTGAAATTAGAGATGCTAGG ATTCCATTTTCATCAGCATTTGAGCAATTGAGGAACTATCCCTTTTCATCTAGGCGAATCTTAGTCCTCAACAAAATGGACCTTGCCAATCATTCTCAATTAAAGGAGTTGACAAACTATTTCAAAGAGCGGAACTGCATTTCTTTTTGTGTCAATTCCCATAACAGGGATAATGTTAAAGAG TTTCTGAACTTTTTACAAGCTCAAGCCAGGAAATTGAAGAAAACTGATCTTTTAAGTCATACCATAACGGTAATGCTAGTTGGGATTCCTAATGTTGGTAAGTCGGCTCTTGTCAAAGCATTGCATCACATTGGAAGGATTAGTGCTGAAG AGAAGGGAAAGCTCAAGCATGTAATGGTGACTCCACAGCCAGGAGAGACAAGAGACATTAACAGCTTCAAG ATTGCTAGCCATCCCAATATTTATGTGTTGGACACCCCTGGTATTTTGCCTCCTGCAATCCAGGACATTGAGGTTTGCTCCAAGCTGGCTTTAACAG GAGCTATTAGGGACTCTTTTGTTGGGGAAAAGAAACTTGCTGAATATTTTCTGGCAATTCTTAACTCCAGTGATGAATACAAGAAGTGGGCAAAATTTTCCACCTATGAGAATGACAGATCTGTCTTGCAGCACAGTGTGGGGCATTCAGCTAGCTCTCAGTTGGAGACAAAAAAGAGAAGGCAATACCCCACAGATCACACGCAG GATTTTGTTGTTCAGAAAGTTCGGCAGACTCTCTTTGAGGTAACTTCATGTTTCGATGGAAACGTGGAACAAGGGAAGGATATGTTAAAGCTTATTGATATACAATTCAAAGCTTTGAAGGAAGCTTTCCAGATTCCAGAGGATTTAAGTGAGGTTGCTGACACTAAAGTTGCTTCTAAGTTGCTTAATCTTTATCGTACTGGGAGGCTTGGACATTTTACTTTAGATCCTGTTCCAAGGAGAACCTCAAATGATAGTCAGTAA